One segment of Radiobacillus kanasensis DNA contains the following:
- the hemH gene encoding ferrochelatase yields the protein MTKRKVGLLVMAYGTPYKEEDIERYYTDIRHGHKPTPEMLADLTERYQAIGGISPLAKITQEQMEALEARLNERQDEVEFVSYLGLKHIEPFIEDAVKQMAGDGIEEAVSIVLAPHYSTFSVKSYNGRAQKEADKYGVTTITSVESWFDAPGFIKYWADEISAIFNGMEDAEREKAVLVVSAHSLPEKILQNGDPYPDQLKRTAELISEATGVTSYALGWQSEGNTPDPWLGPDVQDLTRDLYEQKGYRSFVYAPVGFVADHLEVLYDNDYECKVVCDELGANYYRPEMPNVAPPFIDTLADVVLSKYKSSDLS from the coding sequence TTGACTAAGAGAAAAGTAGGATTACTCGTAATGGCATACGGTACTCCTTATAAAGAAGAAGATATCGAGCGTTATTACACCGATATTCGTCATGGACACAAGCCAACTCCCGAAATGCTTGCAGATTTAACAGAGCGTTACCAAGCAATCGGTGGGATTTCGCCGTTGGCTAAAATTACGCAAGAGCAAATGGAAGCATTGGAAGCTAGATTAAACGAAAGACAAGATGAAGTAGAATTCGTTTCATACTTAGGTTTGAAGCATATCGAGCCATTTATTGAAGATGCGGTGAAACAAATGGCCGGCGACGGGATTGAGGAAGCGGTATCCATCGTGTTAGCCCCTCATTATTCTACATTCAGCGTGAAGTCCTACAATGGAAGAGCACAAAAAGAAGCGGACAAGTACGGCGTAACAACGATCACATCTGTGGAAAGCTGGTTTGATGCTCCTGGCTTTATCAAGTATTGGGCTGATGAAATTTCTGCTATCTTTAATGGGATGGAAGATGCAGAACGTGAAAAAGCAGTTTTAGTCGTATCTGCTCATAGCTTACCGGAAAAGATTTTACAAAACGGCGATCCGTACCCAGATCAATTAAAAAGAACGGCAGAATTGATTTCCGAAGCAACGGGTGTTACGAGCTATGCACTTGGCTGGCAAAGTGAAGGAAACACACCAGATCCTTGGCTAGGACCAGATGTGCAAGATTTGACGAGAGATTTGTATGAGCAAAAAGGTTACCGCTCTTTTGTTTACGCTCCTGTTGGCTTTGTAGCAGATCACTTAGAAGTTCTTTACGATAATGATTATGAATGTAAAGTCGTATGTGACGAGTTAGGTGCGAACTATTATCGCCCAGAAATGCCAAACGTTGCACCACCATTCATCGATACACTAGCAGATGTTGTTTTATCTAAATATAAAAGCTCTGATCTATCATGA
- the hemY gene encoding protoporphyrinogen oxidase, whose protein sequence is MSHKKQIVVIGGGITGLTAAYYLQKEIDTNQLPYEVKLIEASDRLGGKIKSLKRDGFTIERGPDSFLIRKKSAAELAKDVGLEDKLIKNGTGQSYILVNDHLHKMPSGSFMGVPTQVKPFLSSSLFSWRGKIRAGLDFVLPKGKEQSDQSLGLFFRRRLGDEIVENVIEPLLSGIYAGDIDDLSLMSTFPNFYELEQEHQSLVKGLQKTTPKPQKPQPNAKKPSMFYSLENGLESLIHAIESKLPEGTVLKSTQVDEVNLHDSQYALVLKNQKTIQADAVVMATPYFATAKMLGSYPFVEPLNQMKATSVANVALAFDASAIEKDIDGTGFVVSRNSSYRITACTWVHKKWPNSTPKGKVLLRCFVGKPDDQEVVDLLDEEIIDIALKDLKRIMNITAEPNFSVVTRWKQAMPQYSVGHKLRLESVREGIKRELPGLFLAGSSYDGIGIPDCIDQGKVAVEQVLAFLKE, encoded by the coding sequence ATGAGTCATAAGAAACAAATTGTAGTAATAGGTGGCGGTATCACAGGACTTACCGCCGCCTATTATTTGCAAAAAGAGATAGATACAAACCAGCTTCCATATGAAGTAAAACTTATCGAGGCTAGTGATCGATTAGGTGGAAAAATTAAATCCCTTAAGCGGGATGGGTTCACCATTGAAAGAGGACCAGATTCTTTCTTAATTCGAAAAAAGTCTGCGGCTGAATTAGCAAAGGATGTCGGTTTGGAAGACAAGCTAATCAAAAATGGAACTGGCCAATCCTATATCTTAGTAAACGACCACCTTCACAAGATGCCGTCCGGATCCTTTATGGGAGTTCCAACTCAAGTGAAGCCATTTTTAAGTTCGTCGTTATTTTCCTGGAGAGGGAAGATCAGAGCTGGATTGGACTTTGTGTTACCAAAAGGAAAAGAACAGTCAGATCAATCGCTAGGTTTATTTTTCCGTCGTCGTTTAGGTGATGAGATTGTGGAAAATGTGATTGAGCCACTGCTGTCTGGTATCTATGCTGGAGATATTGACGACCTAAGCTTAATGTCTACCTTCCCTAATTTTTACGAATTAGAGCAGGAGCATCAAAGCTTGGTAAAAGGGCTTCAGAAGACGACGCCTAAGCCACAAAAACCGCAGCCAAATGCGAAAAAGCCCAGTATGTTTTATTCGCTAGAAAATGGATTGGAGTCCTTGATTCATGCGATTGAATCAAAACTTCCTGAAGGAACGGTATTGAAAAGTACCCAAGTGGACGAGGTAAATCTCCATGATTCACAGTACGCCTTAGTCTTGAAAAATCAAAAGACAATACAGGCAGATGCTGTCGTGATGGCGACACCGTACTTTGCTACGGCTAAGATGCTAGGCTCTTATCCGTTTGTGGAACCATTGAACCAAATGAAAGCAACCTCTGTCGCCAATGTGGCTCTCGCATTTGATGCATCTGCGATTGAAAAGGACATAGACGGTACTGGTTTTGTCGTTTCCCGAAATAGTAGTTATCGAATTACGGCTTGTACGTGGGTACACAAAAAATGGCCAAATTCGACACCAAAAGGGAAAGTATTACTTCGTTGCTTCGTTGGAAAACCAGATGATCAGGAAGTGGTAGATTTATTGGATGAAGAAATTATAGATATTGCTTTGAAGGATTTAAAGCGGATTATGAATATAACTGCAGAGCCTAATTTCTCTGTGGTAACACGTTGGAAGCAAGCTATGCCGCAATATTCTGTTGGACATAAACTACGTTTGGAATCTGTTCGAGAAGGTATAAAGCGGGAACTTCCCGGCCTATTCCTTGCAGGAAGCTCGTACGACGGGATCGGAATCCCAGATTGTATAGATCAGGGGAAAGTTGCTGTCGAACAAGTGTTAGCATTTTTAAAAGAATAG
- the yhfH gene encoding protein YhfH: MISIVEFFRNLPKKKCSKCGNSILEKADCYGNLCDDCDHPAI, encoded by the coding sequence TTGATTAGCATCGTTGAGTTTTTTCGTAATCTGCCTAAAAAGAAATGCTCAAAGTGTGGCAACAGCATATTAGAGAAAGCTGATTGCTACGGGAATTTATGTGACGACTGTGATCATCCCGCTATATAA
- a CDS encoding MBL fold metallo-hydrolase — protein sequence MKLTVIGFWGAYPEAGGATSSYLLEKEGFSLLIDCGSGALSRLQAFKPVKDLDAVLLSHYHQDHIADIGVLQYAWLVQNAIHGTKDVLPIYGHQDDPEGFDKLNHDYTKAIAYNPKKALEVGPFTITFIPTKHPVPCYAMRITDGEKVIVYTADSSYKQEFIDFVQSADLLITDCNFYEDQDGSKAGHMTSKEGAEIANQASVNALLLSHLPHHGTHDQLSSEARKYFSGSIELAYEGYTFKT from the coding sequence ATGAAGTTAACAGTAATTGGATTTTGGGGAGCTTATCCAGAGGCGGGAGGAGCCACGTCTTCCTATTTATTAGAAAAGGAAGGCTTTTCCTTGCTGATTGATTGTGGAAGCGGAGCATTATCTAGGCTACAAGCTTTTAAACCTGTCAAAGATCTAGATGCAGTGTTGTTATCCCATTATCATCAAGATCATATCGCAGACATTGGAGTGCTACAGTACGCATGGCTCGTTCAAAATGCCATACATGGAACCAAGGATGTGTTACCGATTTATGGACATCAAGACGATCCAGAAGGGTTTGATAAACTGAATCATGATTATACGAAAGCCATTGCTTATAATCCTAAAAAAGCATTAGAAGTTGGCCCGTTTACGATTACATTCATACCCACCAAGCATCCTGTCCCGTGTTATGCGATGCGAATTACAGATGGTGAGAAGGTCATCGTGTACACAGCAGATTCCTCCTATAAACAAGAATTTATTGATTTCGTACAATCAGCCGACTTGTTAATCACGGACTGTAACTTTTATGAGGACCAAGATGGATCGAAAGCGGGTCATATGACGAGCAAAGAAGGAGCGGAAATTGCCAACCAAGCTAGTGTCAATGCATTACTTCTTAGTCACTTGCCACATCATGGAACGCATGACCAGTTAAGTTCCGAAGCAAGGAAATATTTTAGTGGGAGCATCGAGCTCGCTTACGAAGGATACACGTTTAAAACCTAA
- a CDS encoding lipoate--protein ligase — translation MKFIDNKGINDPHINLAIEEYVLKNFGADDTYLLFYINEPSIIIGKNQNTTEEINTKYVDDNGIHVVRRLSGGGAVYHDLGNLNFSFITKDDGDSFHNFAKFTEPVVEALNKLGVPAELQGRNDLVANGRKISGNAQFSTRGRMFSHGTLMYDSEIEHVVSALNVRKEKIESKGIKSIRSRVANISEFMEEKVSMDEFKNIILRSIFDVESVEDVPTYELTDEDWDNIKKLSEERYQKWDWNYGKSPASNIQQSHKFPAGLVDIRLDVKKGIIENAKIYGDFFGVGEVKDIEERLIGIRYERKQIEEALTDVDMKHYFGNISKEEFIDLMY, via the coding sequence GTGAAATTTATTGATAACAAAGGGATTAATGACCCTCATATTAACTTAGCAATTGAAGAATATGTCTTAAAGAATTTTGGCGCCGATGATACATATTTACTTTTCTACATTAATGAGCCTTCTATTATTATTGGGAAAAACCAAAACACCACGGAAGAAATTAACACAAAATATGTAGATGATAACGGTATTCACGTGGTTCGTCGTTTATCAGGTGGTGGAGCGGTTTATCATGACCTTGGGAACTTAAACTTTAGCTTTATTACAAAAGATGATGGTGATAGCTTCCATAATTTTGCTAAGTTTACAGAACCAGTTGTAGAAGCGTTGAACAAGCTTGGGGTACCAGCTGAACTGCAAGGGCGAAATGACCTAGTAGCAAATGGAAGAAAGATTTCCGGAAATGCTCAATTCTCTACGCGTGGACGTATGTTTAGCCATGGGACATTGATGTATGATTCCGAGATTGAACATGTTGTTTCCGCCTTAAATGTACGGAAAGAAAAAATCGAGTCCAAAGGAATTAAATCGATTCGCAGTCGTGTTGCGAATATCTCCGAATTTATGGAAGAAAAAGTATCGATGGATGAATTCAAGAATATTATTTTGCGTAGTATCTTCGATGTAGAAAGTGTAGAAGATGTACCAACTTATGAGTTAACAGATGAAGATTGGGATAACATTAAGAAACTATCGGAAGAGCGTTATCAAAAGTGGGATTGGAATTATGGGAAATCCCCTGCCTCCAACATCCAGCAATCTCATAAGTTCCCGGCTGGTCTCGTCGATATTCGCTTAGATGTGAAAAAAGGAATTATTGAAAACGCAAAAATTTACGGAGACTTCTTCGGAGTAGGAGAAGTAAAAGACATTGAAGAACGACTCATCGGGATTCGTTACGAGCGGAAACAAATCGAAGAAGCGTTGACAGATGTCGATATGAAGCACTATTTTGGGAATATTTCTAAAGAAGAGTTCATTGATTTAATGTACTAA
- a CDS encoding VanZ family protein, whose translation MQRLITGSLIISQVVFILVFPFLKDLTSYLHPIVLLVTWFCWTAAILFLVLWVKGVSLYIPQKLLLIAFSLYSLGLILLLFFRPSGPAGSAVNLNPFQTIQFYLSGRVPFLIAFYNLAANIGLFIPIGVFWKACFSKRAKSPFRSFLFPLILIVCIEGIQFVTNTGALDIDDLILNILGVYIGYGITPLCKRIIRTHRR comes from the coding sequence GTGCAACGTCTCATTACTGGATCACTCATTATATCACAGGTTGTCTTCATCCTTGTGTTTCCTTTTCTGAAAGACTTAACCTCCTACCTACACCCAATTGTACTCTTGGTTACTTGGTTTTGTTGGACGGCAGCTATCCTCTTTCTAGTCCTTTGGGTAAAAGGAGTGTCGCTTTACATACCACAAAAATTATTGCTCATCGCATTTTCTTTGTACAGTTTGGGTCTCATTCTTCTTTTGTTTTTCCGTCCTTCTGGCCCAGCAGGCTCTGCAGTAAATCTCAACCCCTTTCAAACAATCCAGTTTTATCTAAGTGGGCGTGTCCCTTTTCTGATTGCGTTTTATAACTTAGCTGCAAATATCGGGCTATTTATTCCGATAGGTGTGTTTTGGAAAGCGTGCTTTTCTAAGAGAGCTAAGAGTCCATTTAGAAGTTTTCTGTTTCCTTTAATCCTGATAGTTTGTATAGAAGGGATTCAATTTGTAACAAATACAGGGGCTTTAGATATAGACGACTTAATTCTGAATATACTAGGTGTGTACATAGGCTATGGAATCACGCCATTATGTAAAAGAATCATTCGCACGCATCGAAGGTAG
- a CDS encoding M48 family metalloprotease: MKKLLIGYGLFVALIWSYFLFAYPLDSFGKSNFASLSHAMFFTTVPLDWFLLLGIIRYQSSQSRYSLTTNDGSFSFMIWFCIKLFGLYLIIKLPFDFIWYEICKAYGISQQPYADWFFDFGLSYILFCLGLLFIIILTRYLMKKFKKAWWFALWLLTIPIALFLVYIQPIWIDPLYNDFQPMEDGELKQEILKLTEDAGIEDVTLLQVNKSTETTTFNAYVNGIFGNAQIVVWDTTIQGMEKDEILFILAHEIGHYVKHHVLLGVSGYLLMSFVVLWLLAVIFRKWWGMRESSEPTNVRAIPYLLLIASLLLFLFQPISMWVSREIETSADQYAMDHTEELQPAADSFQRLAIQSQSDISPAWWIKWLRFSHPTIQERIEMVENEMKSRDN; encoded by the coding sequence ATGAAGAAATTACTCATTGGATATGGACTCTTTGTTGCCCTAATATGGAGCTACTTTTTATTTGCGTATCCACTTGATAGCTTTGGGAAGAGCAATTTTGCAAGTCTCAGTCATGCGATGTTTTTCACAACTGTTCCGTTGGATTGGTTCCTACTATTAGGGATTATTCGTTACCAAAGTAGTCAGAGTCGATACAGTCTAACCACGAATGATGGGTCATTCTCATTTATGATATGGTTTTGTATTAAGCTGTTTGGTTTATACCTCATTATTAAGCTTCCTTTTGATTTCATTTGGTATGAAATTTGTAAGGCCTATGGAATTAGTCAACAGCCTTATGCTGATTGGTTCTTTGATTTCGGCTTAAGTTATATCCTGTTTTGTCTAGGGCTTCTTTTTATAATTATCTTGACGAGATATTTGATGAAAAAGTTTAAGAAAGCATGGTGGTTTGCTTTATGGCTACTGACAATTCCGATTGCATTGTTTCTCGTTTATATCCAACCGATATGGATTGATCCATTATATAATGACTTTCAACCAATGGAGGATGGGGAGTTAAAACAGGAAATTTTAAAGCTAACAGAGGATGCAGGAATTGAAGATGTCACGCTTCTCCAGGTCAACAAAAGTACGGAAACAACAACATTTAATGCTTATGTGAACGGCATTTTTGGCAATGCCCAGATCGTCGTTTGGGATACGACGATACAAGGAATGGAAAAGGATGAGATATTATTTATTCTTGCGCATGAAATAGGGCATTATGTGAAGCATCATGTCCTGCTTGGTGTTTCTGGTTACTTGCTTATGAGCTTTGTAGTCTTGTGGCTTCTTGCGGTCATTTTCCGTAAATGGTGGGGAATGAGGGAGAGTAGTGAACCTACGAACGTTCGAGCCATTCCATATTTATTATTGATTGCTTCCTTGTTGTTGTTTTTATTTCAGCCTATCTCGATGTGGGTATCAAGGGAAATCGAAACATCTGCTGATCAATATGCGATGGATCACACGGAAGAATTACAACCAGCAGCAGATAGCTTCCAGAGACTTGCGATCCAGTCCCAAAGTGACATTTCTCCTGCCTGGTGGATTAAATGGCTTCGTTTCAGTCATCCTACGATTCAGGAACGGATTGAAATGGTAGAAAACGAAATGAAGTCCCGAGACAACTAA
- a CDS encoding competence protein ComK, with the protein MKKEYEITPHTCAIVKEKVDGQSVCLVLEVEDSFYVASSPSKLVDQGCKFFGSSLKGRQDGTKEVCGITHKAPISMDPSSGMYFFPTTSPQNPNCSWIAHSHIDRLEKTSFQQTIVHFKNGTSIKVDVSYGSMMNQVQRTAQFRYLLDNRVKYFSKNKGDMVAEPFPS; encoded by the coding sequence TTGAAAAAAGAATATGAAATTACGCCTCATACGTGTGCTATTGTGAAGGAAAAGGTAGACGGCCAATCAGTTTGCCTAGTATTAGAAGTAGAAGATAGCTTCTATGTTGCCTCCTCCCCAAGTAAGTTAGTTGATCAAGGGTGCAAGTTCTTTGGGAGCAGCCTAAAAGGTAGACAAGACGGCACCAAAGAAGTGTGTGGAATCACGCACAAAGCACCAATTTCTATGGATCCTTCTAGTGGGATGTATTTCTTTCCAACAACCTCACCTCAGAATCCAAATTGCTCATGGATTGCTCACTCCCATATTGATCGACTTGAAAAAACTTCTTTTCAACAGACGATCGTTCACTTCAAAAATGGAACTTCTATTAAAGTCGACGTTTCCTACGGATCAATGATGAATCAAGTTCAGCGAACAGCACAATTTCGATACTTATTGGATAATCGTGTGAAATATTTTTCGAAAAATAAAGGAGACATGGTTGCCGAGCCTTTTCCAAGTTAG
- a CDS encoding SDR family oxidoreductase, with protein sequence MVHKGSIAVVTGVGHQGDIGTAICRRLTKAGHDIFFTDWGSKGWSNTFQEELRAFGVRCEKATIDLAQRDAPARLLDAVTEKLGFPAILVNNAAYSVNDGYEQLTADLLDRHYEVNMRGTMLLSVEFAKRFEQTNLTSGRIINMTSGQAKGPMVEELAYASTKGAITAFTSTLSAEIATLGITVNAVNPGPTDSGWMTDDIKTYLKPKFGFGRIGTPDDAARLVNFLASEEAAWITGQVIDSEGGFLRN encoded by the coding sequence ATGGTACATAAAGGTTCCATTGCCGTAGTAACCGGAGTTGGTCATCAAGGAGATATCGGGACAGCTATATGTCGTCGATTAACCAAGGCTGGCCATGATATTTTCTTTACCGACTGGGGAAGTAAGGGCTGGAGTAATACGTTTCAAGAGGAATTACGTGCCTTTGGGGTTCGTTGTGAGAAAGCAACGATTGATTTAGCACAACGAGACGCACCTGCTCGATTACTAGATGCCGTTACAGAAAAGCTAGGTTTCCCAGCCATTCTCGTAAACAATGCGGCCTACTCGGTAAATGATGGCTACGAACAACTAACTGCGGACTTATTGGATCGCCACTATGAAGTGAACATGCGAGGAACAATGTTACTAAGTGTGGAGTTTGCTAAACGATTTGAACAAACAAACTTAACGTCTGGAAGAATCATTAATATGACCTCTGGACAAGCAAAAGGACCTATGGTCGAAGAATTAGCTTATGCTTCTACAAAAGGTGCCATTACCGCTTTTACTTCCACGTTATCCGCAGAAATTGCAACTTTAGGCATCACAGTAAATGCAGTTAATCCGGGCCCCACAGACTCTGGTTGGATGACGGATGACATTAAGACATACTTAAAGCCGAAGTTTGGCTTCGGCCGAATCGGTACCCCAGATGATGCTGCTCGTCTTGTGAATTTTCTAGCTAGCGAAGAAGCGGCATGGATTACTGGACAAGTAATTGACTCAGAGGGTGGCTTCCTCCGTAATTAG
- a CDS encoding TVP38/TMEM64 family protein, producing MYLFDIDMQEIQQMVENDRLDDFIMQLLNSYESLGPLPGIVLPFLEAFLPFLPLVVFVLANSAAYGLLEGFIFSWIGASVGAICVFLLVRRLGQKRFFVWLRNHKQVKKVTSWLERHGFGPLFLLMCFPFSPSSVINVVAGLTKISFQQFLLAVVLGKSVMIFTIAYVGDSIVSFAQKPVKTIVVGVCIILFWVFGKFLEKKLQKRADRTEQTNVQKRKDD from the coding sequence ATGTATTTATTCGACATAGATATGCAAGAGATTCAGCAAATGGTAGAAAATGACCGACTAGACGATTTCATCATGCAGTTATTAAATAGCTATGAAAGCTTAGGACCACTACCAGGCATTGTGCTCCCGTTTTTAGAAGCCTTTTTGCCATTCCTTCCGCTTGTCGTTTTTGTGTTAGCGAATTCAGCGGCATACGGGCTATTAGAAGGGTTTATTTTTTCTTGGATTGGGGCGAGCGTCGGTGCTATTTGTGTATTTCTTCTCGTTCGAAGGCTAGGCCAAAAACGCTTCTTTGTTTGGTTAAGAAATCATAAACAAGTGAAAAAAGTAACGAGTTGGTTAGAGCGTCACGGCTTTGGACCACTATTTTTACTCATGTGTTTTCCGTTCTCGCCTTCTTCGGTTATTAACGTCGTGGCCGGATTAACGAAAATTAGCTTTCAACAGTTTTTATTGGCTGTTGTCCTTGGTAAATCTGTGATGATTTTTACGATTGCTTATGTCGGGGATAGTATCGTATCCTTTGCCCAAAAACCGGTGAAAACGATCGTAGTTGGTGTATGTATCATTCTGTTCTGGGTATTCGGTAAATTCTTAGAGAAGAAGCTCCAAAAGCGTGCAGATAGGACGGAGCAGACAAATGTTCAAAAACGAAAAGATGATTAA
- the lepB gene encoding signal peptidase I, giving the protein MNKKRLWKIGRVVVFAVILAMIFRSFLFASYVVDGKSMEPTLYDGNLLMVNKVVYEWKDIDRFDVIIFHANKKEDYVKRVIGLPGDHIEYKNDQLYVNGEKVEEEYLKPFKEELDSSLTEDFTLESVTGKQKVPEGHLFVMGDNRRKSLDSRSFGFVSAETVVGKVDIRYWPMSQAGISFKY; this is encoded by the coding sequence ATGAATAAAAAAAGACTATGGAAAATAGGCCGTGTGGTAGTATTTGCCGTAATTTTGGCGATGATCTTTCGTTCTTTTTTATTTGCCAGCTATGTCGTAGATGGAAAATCAATGGAGCCTACGCTTTATGATGGGAATTTACTAATGGTTAACAAAGTCGTCTATGAGTGGAAAGATATCGATCGCTTCGATGTTATCATTTTCCACGCAAATAAAAAAGAAGACTATGTAAAACGAGTGATAGGTTTACCAGGTGATCATATAGAATATAAGAACGATCAATTGTATGTAAATGGAGAAAAAGTGGAAGAAGAGTATTTGAAACCATTTAAAGAAGAATTAGATTCATCATTAACCGAAGACTTTACATTAGAAAGTGTGACAGGGAAACAAAAAGTCCCAGAAGGTCATCTATTCGTAATGGGAGACAATCGAAGAAAAAGCTTAGATAGCAGATCCTTTGGGTTTGTATCCGCGGAAACAGTAGTCGGAAAAGTAGATATCCGCTACTGGCCAATGTCTCAAGCTGGTATTAGTTTTAAGTATTAA
- a CDS encoding DUF421 domain-containing protein, with translation MQWDFIWKAVLIVLAGTVLLRIAGRKTISQMTLAETVLMIAIGTLLIQPVAGKNIWTTLLAGGILVGTLLVVELLQMKSDTFEKLITGKAKIVIDNGTPYEKNLKKLRLTVDQLEMKLRQMNVSKISDVKLATLEPNGQIGFELKKEARPVTNKDFEEFKQTIINSIPSNSQITNFNETLNLLNKQYKVQNSEDLFTEVQNKGHKDTPPKHLQ, from the coding sequence ATGCAATGGGATTTTATTTGGAAGGCAGTATTGATTGTACTGGCAGGAACGGTTCTTTTGAGAATTGCGGGAAGAAAAACCATTTCACAGATGACTTTGGCTGAAACCGTTCTTATGATAGCGATAGGTACTTTACTTATTCAACCAGTAGCAGGAAAAAATATATGGACGACATTATTGGCCGGAGGGATACTCGTTGGTACACTGTTAGTCGTGGAATTACTACAAATGAAATCAGATACATTCGAAAAGCTGATTACAGGCAAAGCAAAGATTGTGATTGACAATGGTACTCCGTATGAAAAGAATCTGAAAAAACTTAGGTTGACGGTGGATCAGCTTGAAATGAAACTTAGACAAATGAATGTCTCGAAAATAAGCGATGTGAAACTTGCCACCCTTGAACCAAACGGACAAATAGGATTTGAATTAAAAAAGGAAGCTCGACCCGTAACAAATAAAGATTTTGAAGAATTTAAACAAACGATCATAAATTCAATTCCTAGTAATTCCCAAATCACTAATTTTAATGAGACTTTAAATTTATTAAACAAACAATATAAGGTTCAAAATAGTGAGGATCTTTTTACCGAGGTTCAAAATAAAGGACATAAAGACACTCCACCCAAGCATTTACAATGA